One segment of Nostoc flagelliforme CCNUN1 DNA contains the following:
- a CDS encoding YggT family protein: MTGVDLSAWILSPVLGLMTFLFIFRIILTWYPQVNLNRLPFNLIAWPTEPFLVPLRKLVQPIGGVDITPIIWVGIFSLVREILLGQQGLLTMLARVN; the protein is encoded by the coding sequence ATGACTGGTGTTGACCTGAGTGCTTGGATTCTTAGTCCTGTATTAGGACTGATGACATTTTTATTTATATTTCGGATCATTCTCACTTGGTATCCGCAAGTGAATCTGAATCGTTTGCCCTTTAATTTAATAGCTTGGCCTACCGAACCATTTTTAGTGCCATTGCGAAAACTGGTACAACCTATAGGCGGAGTGGACATTACACCTATTATTTGGGTTGGTATCTTCAGTCTGGTGCGAGAAATATTACTAGGTCAGCAAGGATTGCTGACTATGCTGGCTCGTGTAAATTAG
- the accC gene encoding acetyl-CoA carboxylase biotin carboxylase subunit: MKFDKILIANRGEIALRILRACEEMGIATVAVHSTVDRNALHVQLADEAVCIGEPASSKSYLNIPNIIAAALTRNATAIHPGYGFLAENARFAEICADHHIAFIGPTPEAIKLMGDKSTAKETMHKAGVPTVPGTEGLVESEEEGLRFAKDIGYPVMIKATAGGGGRGMRLVRSEDEFVKLFLAAQGEAGAAFGNSGVYIEKFIERPRHIEFQILADNYGNVIHLGERDCSIQRRNQKLLEEAPSPALDQDLREKMGQAAVKAAQFINYSGAGTIEFLLDRSGKFYFMEMNTRIQVEHPVTEMITGIDLVAEQIRIAQGERLKLTQEQVVLRGHAIECRINAEDPDHDFRPSPGRISGYLPPGGPGVRIDSHVYTDYQIPPYYDSLIGKLIVWAPDRPTAINRMKRALRECAITGLPTTIGFHQRIMETPQFLQGNVYTSFVQEMNG, from the coding sequence ATGAAGTTTGACAAAATATTAATTGCCAATCGGGGAGAAATCGCCCTTCGCATTCTCCGCGCCTGTGAAGAAATGGGGATTGCGACAGTCGCGGTTCACTCCACCGTTGACCGTAATGCTCTCCACGTCCAACTTGCTGATGAAGCGGTTTGCATTGGCGAACCTGCTAGCAGCAAAAGTTATTTGAATATTCCCAATATTATTGCTGCCGCATTGACGCGCAATGCGACTGCTATTCATCCAGGCTATGGCTTTTTGGCAGAAAATGCCCGGTTTGCGGAAATTTGTGCCGACCATCATATTGCTTTTATCGGTCCAACTCCAGAAGCTATCAAGCTGATGGGGGATAAATCCACTGCCAAAGAAACCATGCACAAAGCTGGAGTCCCGACAGTACCTGGTACTGAGGGGTTAGTAGAATCTGAGGAAGAAGGATTAAGATTTGCCAAGGATATCGGCTATCCAGTGATGATCAAAGCCACAGCCGGTGGTGGTGGACGCGGTATGCGCCTGGTGCGTTCTGAAGATGAATTTGTCAAACTTTTCTTAGCAGCTCAAGGAGAAGCAGGAGCAGCTTTTGGTAATTCTGGCGTTTATATAGAAAAATTTATTGAACGTCCCCGCCATATCGAATTTCAAATTTTGGCGGATAACTACGGTAATGTCATCCACTTGGGCGAACGGGATTGCTCAATTCAACGCCGGAATCAAAAGCTACTAGAAGAAGCACCAAGTCCGGCTCTCGACCAAGACCTGCGTGAGAAAATGGGGCAAGCTGCTGTCAAAGCTGCCCAATTTATTAATTATAGTGGGGCGGGTACTATCGAGTTTCTCTTGGATAGATCCGGTAAATTCTACTTTATGGAAATGAACACCCGGATTCAAGTAGAACATCCTGTAACAGAGATGATTACTGGAATAGACTTGGTTGCCGAACAAATTCGCATTGCTCAAGGGGAAAGACTTAAACTTACTCAAGAGCAAGTAGTCTTGCGGGGTCATGCGATCGAGTGCCGGATCAACGCTGAAGACCCCGATCACGACTTTCGTCCTTCTCCTGGACGGATAAGTGGCTATCTGCCCCCTGGAGGCCCTGGTGTTCGCATTGATTCCCACGTTTACACAGATTACCAAATCCCGCCTTACTACGATTCTTTGATCGGGAAGTTAATTGTTTGGGCCCCAGATCGACCGACTGCTATTAACCGTATGAAACGCGCACTCCGGGAATGTGCTATCACTGGACTACCTACCACAATTGGGTTTCATCAAAGAATTATGGAAACTCCACAATTTTTACAGGGTAATGTCTATACAAGTTTTGTCCAGGAGATGAACGGCTAG